The DNA sequence CGCGCTCAACCGCGACCAGCTGGCCTTCAACCAGGCTTCGGTCGGCAAGCGCTGCACCGTGCTGGTGGAGCGCAAGGGCAGGCATCCCGGCCAGTTGCTGGGCAAATCACCCTGGTTGCAGTCGGTCCATTTCACCGGCGATGCCGCCATTGGCGACCTTGTCGAGGTAGAACTGACCGAGGCCGGGCCCAATTCGCTTTCGGCGCGGCTGTTGCACCCGGCCCACGCCTGAGGGGTATTCCACAGTCCTGCGCCGGCTGTCGCTTGCCTGAAACAAAGCGCTGCCTATCTTGGTTGTCAGTGGGCCGCACACCCGCGGCCCTCTCGAAAGGAGCGCATGGCCCGCAAAGCAGCCCGTGCCCACAACGTGGCACACCTCGCCCCGCAGCAATCCCAGCGTGCCCGGGCGGAACTGGAATTCGACGAACCCGCCGTGCTCGGCGCGTTGTTCGGACAGTTCGACGCCAATCTGGTGCAGCTGGAGAACCGGCTCGGAGTGTTCATCGCGGCTCGCGGCAATCGCATCCAGATCGAAGGCAAGGCGGACGACGTTGCCCGCGCCCGCGACGTGTTGCGCGGGATGCACCAGCGGCTGCTGCAAGGCCATGATCTTGATACCGGCGCGGTGGAATCGCTGATCGCCATGTCGGCCGAACCGACGCTGGACGGCATTGTCTCGAAGGAGCTGGAAAGCCCCTCGGTGATGATCCGGACCCGCAAGAAGACCATCGTTCCGCGCTCCACCACGCAGATCGAATACATGCAGGCGCTGTCCAGCCGCGATATCATCTTCGCGCTGGGTCCGGCCGGCACCGGCAAGACTTATGTTGCCGTGGCCCAGGCGGTGAGCCAGCTGATGAACGGTTCGGTCCAGCGCCTGATCCTTTCGCGCCCGGCTGTCGAAGCGGGCGAGCGGCTGGGCTTCCTGCCCGGCGACATGAAGGAAAAGGTCGATCCCTACCTGCGCCCGCTCTACGATGCGCTGTACGATTGCATGCCGCCCGAGCAGGTGGAACGCCGCATAGCCAGCGGCGAGATCGAGATTGCGCCCATCGCCTTCATGCGCGGCCGCACCTTGGCCGATGCCTTCGTCATCCTTGACGAGGCGCAGAACACCACGCCCGCGCAGATGAAGATGTTCCTTACCCGTTTCGGCCAGAACAGCCGCATGGTGATCTGCGGCGACCCGCGGCAGGTCGACATTCCCGGCGGCGCGCCGATGAGCGGGCTGAAGGACGCGGTGGACCGGCTTGAGGGCGTGGAGGGCATCGCGGTGGTGCGCTTCAACGCAGCCGACGTGGTGCGCCATCCCATCGTCGGGCGGATCGTCGAGGCCTATGAGGGCAAGGACGCATAATCCGCTTTCGGGTTCGGACCCGTCCGCCTAGGAACGGCGCGATGAACCTCGATATCGAAATCGACGCGCCCTGGCGGAACGACACGGACTGGGCCGATCTTGCCGTTCAGGCGGCCGAGGCGGCCATGGCGGTCGCCCCGGAACTGGCGAACCCGCGCCTGACAGCCAGCCTGCTGTTCACTTCGGACGCGGAAGTGCACACGCTCAATCGCGAATGGCGGGCCAAGGACAAGCCCACCAACGTCCTGTCCTTCCCCATGCTGGAACGGGATGACCTGCTGGCGCTCGCCGCCGATGGCCCGCCCGAGATGCTCGGTGACATCGCCCTGGCCCAGGAAACCTGCGCGCGCGAGGCGGCTGATAAAGGCGTGCCGCTGGAACATCACGCCGCCCACCTGATTATCCACGGGCTGCTTCACCTGGCCGGCTATGATCATGAGATTTCGGCGCAGGATGCGACCGAAATGGAGGCGCTGGAGACAAAGGCGCTTGCACATATGGCAATTACCGACCCATATTGCGATTGAACCGATTGCAACTGCCAACGATTCTGAGGACTGAGTTCTTACATGGCCGATCATAGTTCGGGAGACGCGGACAGTAGGCGCTCGCTGCTCGGCAGCCTGCGCACCATGCTGGGCT is a window from the Novosphingobium sp. TH158 genome containing:
- a CDS encoding PhoH family protein; the protein is MARKAARAHNVAHLAPQQSQRARAELEFDEPAVLGALFGQFDANLVQLENRLGVFIAARGNRIQIEGKADDVARARDVLRGMHQRLLQGHDLDTGAVESLIAMSAEPTLDGIVSKELESPSVMIRTRKKTIVPRSTTQIEYMQALSSRDIIFALGPAGTGKTYVAVAQAVSQLMNGSVQRLILSRPAVEAGERLGFLPGDMKEKVDPYLRPLYDALYDCMPPEQVERRIASGEIEIAPIAFMRGRTLADAFVILDEAQNTTPAQMKMFLTRFGQNSRMVICGDPRQVDIPGGAPMSGLKDAVDRLEGVEGIAVVRFNAADVVRHPIVGRIVEAYEGKDA
- the ybeY gene encoding rRNA maturation RNase YbeY gives rise to the protein MNLDIEIDAPWRNDTDWADLAVQAAEAAMAVAPELANPRLTASLLFTSDAEVHTLNREWRAKDKPTNVLSFPMLERDDLLALAADGPPEMLGDIALAQETCAREAADKGVPLEHHAAHLIIHGLLHLAGYDHEISAQDATEMEALETKALAHMAITDPYCD